In one window of Spirochaetota bacterium DNA:
- the gpmI gene encoding 2,3-bisphosphoglycerate-independent phosphoglycerate mutase, with protein MITLGKNSKFKKRKGPLVLVIMDGFGIGRESDENALYLARTLNLDRLMKNCLYTELKAHGVAVGLPSDKDMGNSEVGHNAIGAGRIFDQGAKLVSRAIESGRMFSSDTWKELLKGPVAEGKVLHFIGLLSDGNVHSHIEHLLKMIERASMDGVGKLRVHILLDGRDVPETSALIYVDKLEKHLSKFREAGLDYQIASGGGRMITTMDRYEADWGIVKRGWEAHVLGEARPFQSAEEAILTFREEDPSIIDQYLPSFTIANKNGPVGPIMDGDSVIFFNFRGDRAIGISRAFEEEKFNHFDRIRFPKVVFSGMMEYDGDLKIPRKYLVFPPAIDKTISEYLVNMGCRQYAVSETQKFGHVTYFWNGNRSGKFSEDLETYEEILSDKIEFDQRPWMKAAEITDKVIEAISCGEYDFIRLNFPNGDMVGHTGNLEAAIIAAEVVDLCIGRLLPVVSDKMGLTIITADHGNLDEMYELDSDGKIKMGKEGREYMKKTSHTLNPVPFIIFDPDYNKEYRIRRFDNSPGLANIASTLLLLMGYEPPEDYQPSIIEFN; from the coding sequence ATGATAACTTTAGGGAAAAATTCGAAATTCAAAAAGAGAAAGGGGCCTTTAGTTCTGGTAATTATGGATGGTTTTGGGATCGGCAGGGAAAGCGATGAGAATGCTTTATATCTGGCAAGAACCCTGAATCTGGATAGATTGATGAAGAATTGTTTATATACCGAGTTGAAAGCTCATGGAGTCGCTGTAGGTCTTCCAAGTGATAAGGATATGGGTAACTCAGAGGTCGGACATAATGCTATTGGAGCTGGAAGGATTTTTGATCAAGGAGCGAAACTTGTATCCAGAGCGATTGAATCGGGTAGGATGTTTTCCTCTGATACATGGAAGGAATTGTTAAAGGGTCCTGTTGCTGAAGGGAAAGTGCTGCATTTTATTGGGTTGCTCTCGGACGGAAATGTCCATTCTCATATTGAACATCTTTTAAAAATGATAGAGAGGGCATCAATGGATGGGGTAGGAAAGCTGAGGGTTCATATCCTATTGGATGGGAGGGATGTTCCTGAGACCTCTGCTCTTATTTATGTTGATAAATTGGAAAAACATCTGAGCAAATTCAGGGAGGCAGGTCTAGATTATCAGATCGCCTCTGGTGGTGGAAGAATGATAACAACAATGGATCGATATGAGGCAGATTGGGGAATAGTGAAGCGAGGCTGGGAGGCTCATGTTCTTGGAGAGGCCAGACCCTTTCAGTCTGCAGAGGAGGCTATTCTGACCTTTAGAGAAGAAGATCCAAGCATAATCGATCAATATCTTCCATCTTTCACCATAGCAAACAAAAATGGACCAGTTGGCCCTATTATGGATGGAGATTCTGTAATCTTTTTTAATTTTAGGGGGGATAGGGCAATAGGAATTTCCAGGGCCTTTGAGGAAGAGAAATTTAATCATTTTGATAGAATAAGATTCCCAAAGGTCGTATTTTCTGGTATGATGGAATATGACGGAGATCTGAAAATACCTAGGAAATATCTTGTATTCCCACCTGCAATAGATAAAACTATTAGCGAATACCTTGTGAATATGGGATGCCGACAATATGCTGTATCTGAGACACAGAAATTCGGACATGTTACATATTTTTGGAATGGCAACAGGAGTGGCAAGTTTAGTGAAGACCTGGAGACATATGAAGAGATATTGTCTGACAAGATTGAATTTGACCAGCGTCCATGGATGAAGGCAGCTGAAATAACCGATAAAGTCATTGAGGCAATTAGCTGTGGTGAATACGATTTTATAAGATTAAACTTCCCTAATGGGGATATGGTGGGACATACTGGGAATCTTGAGGCGGCAATAATTGCTGCTGAGGTTGTTGATTTATGTATTGGCCGACTTCTTCCAGTAGTGAGTGATAAGATGGGATTGACTATAATAACAGCGGATCATGGAAATCTTGATGAGATGTATGAACTGGATAGCGATGGGAAAATTAAGATGGGCAAAGAGGGTCGGGAGTATATGAAAAAGACCTCTCACACATTAAATCCCGTGCCTTTCATTATCTTTGATCCGGATTATAATAAGGAATATAGGATAAGAAGATTTGATAATAGTCCTGGCCTTGCTAACATAGCTTCTACACTACTGCTACTTATGGGATATGAACCTCCTGAGGATTATCAGCCCTCAATAATTGAATTTAATTAA
- a CDS encoding polysaccharide deacetylase family protein, translating into MVKGNESINRFVTTPILLYHNIDGEGIYSLQLDTLKSHFELFKNSNIRIIELSDLVSILENPHPFPEKAIAISFDDGFLSMYTKLLPLISEYGYPTTLFVYTDNIYHRAKRNLTWKHLRELEQNGIRVECHSISHADLDALSKEGTREARKKLFEEIYLSKRIIELYLKKRIKYFAFPYGRYNIEIIGLCKDSGYERVFSTDFGSNVITRDNYCLRRTHIKRTHQLRYIEALVK; encoded by the coding sequence ATGGTAAAGGGGAATGAGTCGATTAACAGGTTCGTTACAACACCGATTTTGCTCTATCATAATATAGATGGAGAGGGTATATATTCGTTACAGCTTGACACATTGAAGAGTCATTTTGAATTGTTCAAGAACTCGAATATTAGGATTATTGAACTCTCAGATTTAGTCTCTATACTTGAGAATCCTCATCCATTTCCTGAAAAGGCTATAGCCATCTCCTTTGATGATGGCTTCCTCTCAATGTATACAAAACTTCTTCCCCTGATTAGTGAGTATGGATATCCGACGACACTATTCGTGTATACTGATAACATCTATCATCGGGCAAAGAGGAACTTAACGTGGAAACATCTAAGGGAGTTGGAACAGAACGGAATTAGGGTGGAGTGTCATTCCATAAGCCATGCGGATTTGGATGCCCTGTCAAAAGAGGGGACGAGGGAGGCGAGGAAAAAGCTTTTTGAAGAGATCTATTTGTCAAAAAGGATTATTGAACTTTATTTGAAAAAGAGGATAAAATACTTTGCTTTTCCTTATGGAAGATATAATATAGAAATCATTGGATTGTGCAAGGACTCAGGTTATGAAAGGGTTTTCTCTACAGATTTTGGATCGAATGTCATAACAAGGGATAACTATTGCCTTAGGAGAACACATATAAAAAGAACCCATCAATTGAGGTATATTGAGGCTTTAGTAAAATAA
- the nusA gene encoding transcription termination factor NusA, with translation MASNFFEMLHQIATEKGIPREHIEEIVESAMLSAYKKQYGTINDAVVHFDRDENRVRIVTRKMVVKTPKNLAEEISIDEAGLKYSDVKYGDEIEVEEYPLESFGRIAAQTAKQVIVQKIREVEKDIIHNEFKDREGDLINGYLQRKMRDALYIDLGRTEGVLPVREQSPLEHYKIGDRIKALVLSVSKNSKGPSVILSRANPKFVEKLFEMEIPEVYDGIIRIVKIVREAGFRTKVAVISERDDVDSVGACVGMKGVRIQSIVRELEGEKIDIVQYSSDNVIMAANSLTPARVKDVIAKKDGGVIVVVDKDQYRLALGRGGHNARLASRMCGFEIDIKTEEEYHEFLSSKESQDIIEQLFPEKEIEETPLEELSDLKSRIIKLLESGGIFSVEDLVETSYEDLIKIDGIGEKTAKMILDILQESVDFEDDEDDEDEGSIEE, from the coding sequence ATGGCAAGTAATTTTTTTGAAATGTTACACCAGATTGCAACAGAAAAGGGGATACCACGAGAACATATTGAAGAGATTGTTGAATCTGCTATGCTCTCTGCTTATAAAAAGCAATATGGTACCATCAATGACGCTGTTGTTCATTTTGATAGGGATGAGAATAGGGTGCGAATCGTAACGCGTAAGATGGTAGTAAAGACACCAAAGAACCTTGCAGAGGAGATTTCAATTGATGAGGCAGGATTAAAGTATTCAGACGTGAAATATGGGGATGAGATTGAGGTAGAGGAATATCCCCTTGAATCCTTTGGAAGAATCGCAGCACAGACAGCAAAACAGGTTATAGTACAGAAGATAAGAGAAGTTGAAAAAGATATAATACATAATGAGTTTAAGGACAGGGAGGGTGATTTGATAAATGGGTATCTACAGCGGAAGATGAGGGATGCCCTATATATTGATCTTGGTAGAACTGAGGGGGTTCTCCCTGTCAGAGAGCAATCGCCATTAGAACATTATAAAATAGGAGATAGGATAAAAGCCCTGGTGCTAAGTGTCTCAAAGAATTCAAAGGGACCGTCCGTTATATTATCAAGAGCAAACCCCAAATTTGTTGAGAAGCTTTTTGAGATGGAGATACCTGAAGTCTATGATGGTATCATAAGGATTGTTAAGATAGTAAGAGAAGCTGGATTTAGGACAAAGGTAGCAGTAATTAGTGAGAGGGATGATGTTGACAGCGTTGGCGCTTGTGTTGGCATGAAGGGTGTTCGGATTCAATCGATTGTAAGAGAACTTGAAGGGGAAAAGATAGACATTGTTCAATACTCTTCAGATAACGTAATCATGGCCGCGAATTCCTTAACACCAGCAAGGGTTAAGGATGTTATCGCGAAAAAGGATGGAGGGGTTATTGTAGTAGTTGACAAGGATCAATATAGGCTTGCCCTTGGCCGGGGAGGACATAATGCACGACTTGCATCAAGGATGTGTGGATTTGAAATTGATATTAAGACTGAGGAAGAGTATCATGAATTTTTGAGTTCAAAGGAATCTCAGGATATAATTGAACAGTTATTCCCGGAGAAGGAGATTGAAGAGACACCATTGGAGGAGTTATCAGACCTTAAATCAAGGATCATTAAACTTTTGGAGTCTGGTGGTATTTTCTCAGTCGAGGACTTAGTGGAGACTTCTTATGAGGATTTGATAAAGATTGATGGCATTGGTGAAAAAACAGCCAAAATGATTCTAGATATTCTTCAGGAGTCTGTTGATTTTGAGGATGATGAAGATGATGAAGATGAAGGGAGTATAGAGGAATAG
- a CDS encoding N-acetylmuramoyl-L-alanine amidase — MNRRQYISLYEFIEAFDINNSYDVIIGRGKLFYKGSYVVYQVGFSIILVNGVLEKSDYPIIQKNGEILFPIRIISSILGHLYPYLSFKIRGRSYCLYYKKRVSPGGQGKPAKGEIDKDTNKLLKKDKIDFIVIDPGHGGKDPGAIGKGGLKEKWITLKISKHLERYLKRRMKKIKIRLTRGSDKFLELEKRTDIANNLLKLRGNGIFLSIHVNASISQRISGFETYFLSPNPTNEEARATAALENNVIILENKSKRKFYDDVEYIEAIMLTTQIQKESLMLAKCVQQEMDRKIWEFKSKGVKKADFFVLRGTLMPAILVEVGFITNNKEAKLLKNSSYQKRIANGIGDGIISFIRKYNKQLNN, encoded by the coding sequence TTGAATAGGAGACAGTATATTTCTCTATATGAATTTATTGAAGCCTTTGATATTAACAATTCATATGATGTCATTATTGGAAGGGGCAAGTTATTTTACAAGGGATCATATGTCGTATATCAGGTTGGATTTTCCATTATACTGGTAAACGGGGTGTTGGAGAAATCGGATTATCCAATAATTCAAAAGAATGGAGAAATTCTATTCCCAATTCGTATCATTAGCAGCATATTGGGCCACCTCTATCCTTATCTTTCCTTCAAAATAAGAGGAAGGAGCTATTGTTTATATTATAAAAAAAGGGTTTCTCCGGGAGGACAGGGTAAACCTGCTAAGGGGGAGATTGATAAGGATACGAATAAGCTATTAAAGAAAGATAAGATTGATTTTATAGTCATTGATCCAGGACATGGGGGAAAAGATCCTGGGGCTATTGGTAAGGGTGGGCTAAAGGAAAAATGGATCACCCTAAAGATATCCAAACATTTGGAGAGATACCTCAAAAGGAGGATGAAAAAGATAAAGATTAGATTGACTAGAGGTAGTGATAAGTTTTTGGAATTAGAGAAAAGGACGGATATTGCCAATAATCTATTAAAATTGAGAGGCAATGGTATTTTTTTAAGTATTCACGTCAATGCATCCATTTCGCAAAGGATATCCGGCTTTGAAACATATTTTCTATCCCCAAATCCAACTAATGAAGAAGCCAGAGCAACCGCTGCTCTGGAAAATAATGTGATTATTCTTGAAAATAAATCAAAGAGAAAATTTTATGATGATGTTGAATATATTGAAGCTATTATGCTCACAACTCAAATTCAAAAGGAGAGTTTAATGCTGGCAAAATGTGTTCAGCAGGAGATGGATAGAAAGATATGGGAATTTAAATCTAAGGGAGTGAAAAAGGCAGATTTTTTTGTATTAAGAGGCACTCTAATGCCAGCTATTTTAGTGGAGGTTGGTTTTATAACAAATAATAAAGAAGCAAAATTATTAAAAAATAGCAGCTACCAAAAAAGGATTGCCAATGGAATTGGAGATGGTATAATATCATTTATAAGAAAGTATAATAAACAGCTTAATAATTAA
- a CDS encoding CDP-alcohol phosphatidyltransferase family protein — protein MRLNVLLSEKIITLPNCLSFLRILLMPVFGYSLYLEGTTGIKEYKYLTLSIVGLIILTDFLDGYFARLLNQESKIGQFLDPIADKIVCTLGLFLLYIYKDFPLWIVILMLLRDIYSIVGGIIIFSNRDIQVKPNKFGKIMVACIGLSAIIYILSPSYSLYGLTFQLTSVILIITFLLLSTILYWKTYSKVYFENKT, from the coding sequence TACCCAATTGTCTTTCATTCTTAAGAATATTGCTAATGCCAGTATTTGGTTATTCTCTTTATCTTGAAGGCACAACAGGAATAAAAGAATATAAATACCTAACCCTTTCAATAGTGGGTTTAATAATCTTAACAGATTTTTTGGATGGCTACTTTGCAAGACTCTTAAATCAGGAATCAAAGATTGGTCAGTTCCTGGATCCTATTGCAGATAAAATTGTATGCACCCTTGGGCTTTTTTTGCTTTATATATATAAGGATTTCCCCTTATGGATTGTTATTCTTATGCTATTAAGGGATATCTATAGCATCGTTGGCGGAATTATAATTTTTTCCAATCGAGATATCCAAGTGAAACCAAACAAATTTGGGAAAATCATGGTTGCATGTATTGGCCTTTCCGCAATAATATACATACTCTCCCCCTCCTATAGCTTATATGGACTAACATTTCAGCTAACCTCTGTTATCCTTATCATAACATTCTTGCTATTATCAACTATCCTCTATTGGAAGACCTATTCAAAGGTATATTTTGAGAATAAAACATAA